A genomic window from Paramormyrops kingsleyae isolate MSU_618 chromosome 23, PKINGS_0.4, whole genome shotgun sequence includes:
- the marcksl1b gene encoding MARCKS-related protein 1-B: MGSQASKGGVAVDGQAAGADPAAAKTNGQENGHVKTNGDAKASGDTAAANGSAEAGKEPETADAIEPAPPAEGEGAKQEGEGAKETAKKKKKKFSLKNSFKFKGISLKKTKRAKEEAASPSAEEKPESAEEKKEETPGEAAAPTEEPKAEEAAVEEAPSEAEEKPSAEPVKAEEGATEATKPVEEASSTPAPSEKREE, translated from the exons ATGGGATCCCAGGCGTCCAAGGGAGGAGTAGCTGTCGATGGACAGGCTGCTGGTGCTGATCCTGCTGCAGCCAAGACCAATGGGCAG GAGAATGGCCATGTCAAGACAAACGGGGACGCCAAAGCCAGCGGGGACACAGCTGCTGCCAACGGCTCAGCCGAGGCAGGAAAGGAACCCGAGACTGCCGACGCCATAGaaccagcgccccctgctgaggGCGAGGGTGCCAAGCAGGAAGGCGAGGGCGCCAAGGAAACggccaagaagaagaagaagaagtttTCTCTGAAGAACTCCTTCAAGTTCAAGGGGATCTCTCTGAAGAAGACCAAGCGAGCCAAAGAGGAAGCCGCCTCCCCGTCGGCGGAGGAGAAGCCAGAGTCCGCcgaggagaagaaggaggagaCGCCGGGCGAGGCCGCCGCTCCGACCGAAGAGCCCAAGGCCGAGGAGGCTGCTGTGGAGGAGGCCCCCTCTGAGGCGGAGGAGAAACCAAGCGCCGAGCCTGTCAAGGCAGAAGAGGGCGCCACTGAGGCCACGAAGCCAGTGGAGGAGGCCAGCTCAACACCAGCACCCTCTGAGAAGCGGGAGGAGTGA